A region from the Aegilops tauschii subsp. strangulata cultivar AL8/78 chromosome 5, Aet v6.0, whole genome shotgun sequence genome encodes:
- the LOC109786134 gene encoding vacuolar protein sorting-associated protein 52 A, with protein sequence MEVIPAAAAAHDGQKQRFDLGVFVGDLPLDDDDAASDNESLEGLQQELEDCKNDQEVANILANGIKMRDYTKGVENSIRQVELDSIQDYITESENLVLLHDQISDCDNILSQMETVLTGFQTEIGSISSEIKVLQEKSMDMGLKLRNRKAAESKLSKFVEDIIVPPRMIDIIVDGEVNDEYMKTLEILSKKIKFIEADSMVKTSKALKDVQPEVERLRQKAVSKIFEFIIQKFYALRKPKTNIQILQQSVLKYKYTIVFLKEHAKEIYAEVRTAYIDTMNKVLSAHFRAYIQALEKLQLDIATSTDLLGVETRSTGYLFSIGKEPLKARSSVFALGERINVLKDIEQPALIPHISEAKSQKYPYEVLFRSLQKLLIDTATSEYLFSDDFFGEESLFQDIFAGPIQVVDEYFDAVLLNCYDAIGIMLMIRIIHQHQLIMFKRRIPCLDSYLDKVNMSLWPRFKMVFDLHLSSLRNANIKTLWEDDVHPHYVTRRYAEFTASLVHLNVEYGDGQLDLNLERLRMAIEDLLVKLAKMFPKPKMQTVFLINNYDLTIAILKEAGTEGGKTQLHFEEVLKSNIAIYVEEVLLEHFSDLIKFVKTRTSEDPASSSDKANIGDVEPLVKDFANRWKAAIELMHKDVITSFSNFLCGMEILKAALTQLLLYYTRLTECVKRVNGGSVLNKDLVSISSILYEIKKYSRTF encoded by the exons ATGGAGGTCATCCCAGCCGCTGCGGCAGCGCACGACGGGCAGAAGCAGAGGTTCGACCTCGGGGTCTTCGTCGGCGACCTCCCCctcgacgacgacgacgcggccAG TGACAACGAGTCGCTGGAGGGGCTGCAGCAGGAGCTCGAGGACTGCAAGAACGACCAG gAAGTAGCAAACATCCTGGCTAATGGCATCAAGATGCGTGATTACACAAAAGGTGTCGAGAACAGCATACGCCAAGTTGAGCTGGATTCTATTCAG GATTACATTACAGAAAGTGAAAACCTAGTGTTGCTGCATGATCAGATCTCTGACTGCGATAATATTCTTTCACAAATGGAAACCGTTCTAACTGGATTCCAG ACAGAAATTGGTTCTATAAGTTCAGAGATAAAGGTACTTCAGGAGAAATCTATGGACATGGGATTAAAGTTGAGAAACCGTAAG GCTGCAGAATCGAAACTGTCAAAATTTGTTGAGGATATAATAGTACCTCCAAGAATGATCGATATAATTGTTGATGGAGAG GTTAATGATGAATACATGAAAACACTTGAGATTCTAAGCAAAAAAATCAAATTCATTGAAGCTGATTCGATGGTTAAAACATCAAAGGCTCTCAAAGATGTTCAGCCTGAGGTTGAGAGACTTCGGCAGAAAGCAGTATCAAAG ATTTTTGAGTTTATCATCCAAAAGTTCTATGCCTTGAGAAAACCAAAAACCAACATTCAGATTCTACAGCAGAGTGTCCTTAAATACAA ATACACAATCGTTTTCCTTAAGGAACATGCTAAGGAGATATATGCAGAAGTTCGCACGGCTTACATTGATACCATGAATAAG GTTCTGAGTGCACATTTTCGTGCCTATATACAAGCTTTAGAGAAATTACAGCTGGATATAGCAACCTCCACTGACTTACTTGGAGTTGAAACTAGAAGTACAGGATACCTTTTCTCCATTGGAAAAGAACCTCTGAAAGCCCGTTCTTCGGTGTTTGCTCTTGGTGAAAGAATAAACGTCTTAAAG GATATTGAGCAGCCTGCATTGATACCTCATATATCTGAAGCTAAGTCACAGAAGTATCCATATGAAGTTCTTTTCAGAAGCTTACAAAAACTTCTGATTGATACAGCTACTTCTGA GTACCTTTTCTCGGATGATTTCTTTGGTGAAGAATCTTTATTCCAAGATATATTTGCTG GACCAATTCAAGTTGTTGATGAATATTTCGATGCTGTACTTCTGAACTGCTACGATGCAATAGGAATAATGCTTATGATTCGGATAATTCATCAGCACCAG CTTATCATGTTTAAGCGGCGAATTCCATGTTTGGACTCGTACCTAGACAAG GTTAACATGTCACTTTGGCCTCGCTTCAAGATGGTCTTTGACTTGCATTTGAGCAGCTTGCGGAATGCTAATATTAAGACTCTTTGGGAGGATGATGTGCATCCTCACTATGTAACAAGAAGATATGCTGAATTTACAGCGTCTCTTGTTCATCTCAATGTTGAATATGGGGATGGTCAG CTTGATCTAAATCTTGAGCGATTACGGATGGCTATTGAAGACTTGCTTGTTAAGTTGGCCAAGATGTTCCCTAAACCAAAGATGCAAACTGTTTTCCTGATAAACAACTATGATTTAACAATTGCCATATTGAAG GAAGCTGGCACTGAGGGTGGAAAAACACAACTTCACTTCGAGGAGGTTCTTAAGAGCAACATTGCAATATATGTG GAGGAAGTGCTTCTGGAGCATTTCTCTGACTTGATCAAGTTTGTCAAAACGCGTACAT CGGAAGACCCTGCCTCGAGTTCGGACAAGGCCAACATTGGCGACGTAGAGCCATTGGTGAAGGATTTCGCGAACCGATGGAAGGCCGCGATCGAGCTGATGCACAAGGATGTCATCACATCCTTCAGCAACTTCCTGTGTGGGATGGAGATCCTGAAAGCGGCCCTCACGCAGCTGCTCCTGTACTACACGAGGCTGACCGAGTGCGTCAAGAGGGTCAACGGTGGGTCCGTCCTCAACAAGGACCTGGTCTCCATATCCTCCATCCTGTACGAGATCAAGAAATACTCTAGGACCTTTTAG